A genome region from Bradyrhizobium sp. WSM1417 includes the following:
- a CDS encoding ABC transporter ATP-binding protein — MTSPILDINNLVVSVGKKPNAANIIDGISIQVHERETLCLVGESGSGKSVTSLTTMGLLPKGTLIPTGGSVKLVGEEILTATDRRLRQLRATRMAMIFQEPMTALNPVMPVGRQIDEVLRAHTKLDAKARKKRILDMMEQVRLPQVERIFASYPHRLSGGQRQRIMIAMALVLEPKLLIADEPTTALDVTTQKQILTLIRDLQRDHGTAVLFITHDMGVVAEIADRVAVMRQGRLVETGTLDSILRNPTMEYTRNLLSAVPSLVPRAARPETKEPVVLEANELGKVYRERAFFGKGREVVAADKVTLTLRKGRTLGIVGESGSGKSTVARCIVRLIDPTSGGVRLSGREISDISRRLLQPHRKKIQIVFQDPYRSLNPRVTVGESIAEGPINYGVSHADAMKRARELLELVGLPADAVARYPHQFSGGQRQRIAIARALALDPDVLVADEAVSALDVSVQAQVLELFDEIQKRLGIAILFITHDLRVAAQICDEVVVMQHGRVVEQGPAAEVLTHPKEAYTRALLEAAPGRGWDFANFRPVSEGVAATA; from the coding sequence ATGACCAGCCCGATCCTCGACATCAACAACCTCGTCGTCTCCGTCGGCAAGAAGCCGAATGCTGCAAACATCATCGACGGCATCTCGATCCAGGTGCACGAGCGCGAGACGCTGTGCCTCGTCGGCGAAAGCGGCTCGGGCAAGTCGGTGACCTCGCTGACCACGATGGGCCTGCTGCCGAAGGGCACGCTGATTCCCACCGGCGGCAGCGTCAAGCTGGTCGGCGAGGAGATTCTCACCGCGACCGACCGCCGCCTGCGGCAGCTCCGCGCGACCCGGATGGCGATGATCTTCCAGGAGCCGATGACCGCGCTCAATCCGGTGATGCCGGTCGGCCGCCAGATCGACGAGGTTCTCCGCGCGCACACCAAACTCGATGCGAAGGCGCGCAAGAAGCGTATCCTCGACATGATGGAGCAGGTGCGCCTGCCCCAGGTCGAGCGTATCTTTGCCTCCTACCCTCACCGCCTCTCCGGCGGTCAGCGCCAGCGCATCATGATCGCGATGGCACTCGTGCTCGAACCGAAGCTGCTCATCGCCGACGAGCCGACCACCGCGCTCGACGTCACGACGCAGAAGCAGATTTTGACCCTGATCCGCGACCTCCAGCGCGATCACGGAACCGCCGTGCTGTTCATCACCCACGACATGGGCGTGGTCGCCGAAATCGCTGACCGCGTCGCGGTGATGCGGCAGGGCCGACTGGTCGAGACCGGAACGCTGGATTCCATCCTGCGCAATCCGACCATGGAGTACACCCGCAACCTGCTCTCGGCAGTGCCGAGCCTGGTGCCGCGCGCGGCGCGGCCTGAGACCAAGGAACCGGTGGTGCTGGAAGCCAACGAGCTCGGCAAGGTCTACCGCGAGCGCGCGTTCTTCGGGAAAGGCCGCGAAGTCGTCGCCGCCGATAAGGTCACGCTGACGCTGCGCAAGGGCCGCACGCTCGGCATCGTCGGCGAGAGCGGCTCAGGCAAATCGACCGTGGCGCGCTGCATCGTCCGCCTGATCGACCCGACCTCCGGCGGCGTCCGCCTTTCCGGCCGCGAGATCTCGGACATCTCGCGGCGGCTGTTGCAGCCGCATCGCAAGAAGATCCAGATCGTATTCCAGGACCCCTACCGCTCGCTCAACCCGCGCGTCACTGTCGGCGAAAGCATCGCGGAAGGTCCGATCAATTACGGCGTGTCGCATGCCGACGCAATGAAGCGTGCGCGCGAATTGCTGGAGCTGGTCGGCCTGCCCGCCGATGCGGTCGCGCGCTATCCGCACCAATTCTCCGGCGGCCAGCGTCAGCGCATTGCGATCGCCCGCGCGCTCGCGCTCGATCCCGACGTGCTGGTCGCGGACGAGGCGGTCTCCGCCCTCGACGTCTCCGTGCAGGCGCAGGTGCTGGAACTGTTCGACGAGATCCAGAAGCGGCTCGGCATCGCCATCCTGTTCATCACGCACGATCTGCGCGTCGCCGCTCAGATCTGCGACGAGGTCGTGGTGATGCAACACGGCCGCGTCGTCGAGCAGGGCCCGGCCGCCGAAGTGCTGACGCATCCGAAGGAAGCCTACACCAGAGCCTTGCTCGAGGCAGCGCCAGGCCGCGGCTGGGATTTTGCGAACTTCCGGCCGGTGTCGGAGGGCGTGGCGGCCACGGCATAG
- a CDS encoding M81 family metallopeptidase translates to MTRIAVGGFLHETNTFAPTKATFADFQHGGGWPAMTQGPDVLKVMRRINVGLAGFVDSAQANGWELIPTIACGASPSAHVTKDAFERIVKVMVDGIAAAGPIDAVYLDLHGAMVTEHLDDGEGEILARVRRVIGKDIPLVTSLDLHANVTPEMMEHADALIAYRTYPHVDMAETGRASARHLALLLKTKQRFAKAFRQLPFLIPISWQCTNDQPTKGIYEKLAALESDVVPTLSFAPGFPAADFRDCGPSVFAYGKTQADADSAADAIVRLIEGHEDDFDGKIWSPDDGVRHAMELSKGASRPIIIADTQDNPGAGGDSDTTGMLRALVRNKASAATGAIYDPESAKAAHAAGAGATVTLSLGGKSGIPGDEPYRETFVVEKLSDGRFIAPGPYYGGREMEMGPSACLRIGDVRIVVSSHKAQLADQAMYRYVGIEPTEQKILVNKSSVHFRADFEPIAEKLMICAAPGAMPADTATLPWTRLRPGIRIKPNGPVFTPSSR, encoded by the coding sequence ATGACACGTATCGCCGTCGGTGGCTTCCTGCACGAGACCAACACCTTCGCTCCGACGAAGGCGACCTTCGCGGACTTCCAGCACGGCGGCGGCTGGCCGGCGATGACGCAAGGTCCCGACGTACTGAAGGTGATGCGCCGCATCAATGTCGGCCTCGCCGGGTTCGTCGACAGCGCCCAGGCCAACGGCTGGGAACTCATTCCAACGATTGCCTGCGGCGCGAGCCCTTCGGCGCATGTCACCAAAGACGCCTTCGAGCGCATCGTGAAGGTCATGGTCGATGGCATTGCTGCCGCCGGCCCGATCGACGCCGTCTATCTCGATCTGCACGGCGCGATGGTCACGGAACATCTCGACGACGGCGAAGGCGAGATTCTCGCGCGCGTGCGCCGCGTCATCGGCAAGGATATTCCGCTGGTCACCAGCCTCGATCTCCACGCCAACGTCACGCCCGAGATGATGGAGCATGCGGACGCGCTGATCGCCTACCGCACCTATCCCCATGTCGACATGGCCGAGACCGGCCGCGCCTCCGCGCGACACCTCGCATTGCTTCTGAAGACAAAGCAGCGTTTCGCAAAGGCCTTCCGGCAATTGCCGTTCCTGATTCCGATCAGCTGGCAGTGCACCAACGACCAGCCCACCAAGGGCATCTACGAAAAGCTTGCCGCGCTGGAGAGCGACGTGGTCCCGACCCTGTCCTTCGCGCCCGGCTTCCCCGCCGCCGATTTCCGCGATTGCGGGCCGAGCGTGTTCGCCTATGGCAAGACGCAAGCCGATGCCGACAGCGCGGCGGATGCGATCGTGAGGCTGATCGAAGGCCACGAGGACGATTTCGACGGCAAGATCTGGTCACCCGATGACGGCGTGCGCCACGCGATGGAACTCTCGAAGGGCGCCAGCAGGCCGATCATCATCGCCGACACCCAGGACAATCCCGGCGCCGGCGGCGATTCCGATACCACGGGCATGTTGCGCGCGCTGGTCCGCAACAAGGCCAGCGCCGCGACCGGCGCGATCTACGATCCGGAATCGGCCAAGGCCGCGCATGCAGCCGGCGCCGGCGCCACCGTGACGCTGTCGCTCGGCGGCAAGTCCGGCATTCCCGGTGACGAGCCCTATCGTGAGACCTTCGTGGTCGAAAAACTCTCCGACGGCCGCTTCATCGCGCCCGGGCCCTACTATGGCGGCCGCGAGATGGAGATGGGCCCGTCCGCCTGCCTTCGGATCGGCGACGTCCGAATCGTCGTGAGCTCGCACAAGGCCCAGCTCGCCGACCAGGCCATGTACCGCTATGTCGGCATCGAGCCGACCGAACAAAAGATTTTGGTCAACAAGAGCTCGGTGCACTTCCGCGCCGATTTCGAGCCGATCGCGGAAAAGCTGATGATCTGCGCCGCACCCGGCGCGATGCCCGCGGACACAGCCACGCTGCCATGGACGCGCCTGCGGCCGGGCATCCGCATCAAGCCGAACGGCCCCGTTTTCACTCCCTCCTCACGCTAA
- a CDS encoding M20 aminoacylase family protein, with protein sequence MPTIDRIDGYADELTAIRRDLHAHPEIGFEEVRTSGIVADKLKSWGIEVHRGLGGTGVIGVIKGKGSSGKRIGLRADMDALPMEENTNLKWSSKIPGRFHGCGHDGHTTMLLGTARYLAETKNFDGTVHLIFQPAEEGLGGARAMIKDGLFEKFPCDELYGLHNAPDLNHGEIAILPGPAMASADFFDLRITGYGAHGAMPERSKDAVIIATTLAQAIQTIVSRNVEPLQAAVVSITQIHAGSAYNVIPGEAHLCGTIRTFSKEVRTLISERIRTICAGIASAYQCVIDVDIRDTFDVLVNQVEQSKVVEEVARTIVDPANVITRAQPKMGSEDFADMLQTIPGAYFWVGHDGSVPVHNPGFVLDDKILPIGASMFARIIETRMPVGAHA encoded by the coding sequence ATGCCCACGATCGATCGCATCGACGGCTATGCCGACGAACTCACCGCTATCAGGCGCGACCTTCATGCCCATCCGGAAATCGGCTTCGAGGAAGTGCGCACCTCCGGCATCGTCGCGGACAAGCTGAAGAGCTGGGGCATCGAGGTGCATCGCGGTCTCGGCGGCACCGGCGTGATCGGCGTCATCAAAGGCAAGGGTTCGAGCGGCAAGCGTATCGGGCTTCGCGCCGACATGGACGCGCTGCCGATGGAGGAGAACACCAATCTGAAATGGAGCTCGAAGATCCCGGGCCGCTTCCACGGCTGTGGCCATGACGGCCACACCACCATGCTGCTCGGCACCGCGCGCTACCTCGCCGAAACCAAGAATTTCGACGGCACAGTGCACCTGATCTTCCAGCCGGCCGAGGAAGGCCTCGGCGGCGCCCGCGCGATGATCAAGGACGGACTGTTCGAGAAGTTTCCCTGCGACGAGCTCTACGGCCTGCACAACGCGCCCGACCTGAACCATGGCGAGATCGCGATCCTGCCCGGCCCCGCGATGGCCAGTGCCGACTTCTTCGACCTCCGCATCACCGGCTACGGCGCGCATGGCGCGATGCCGGAGCGCTCCAAGGACGCGGTGATCATCGCGACCACGCTGGCGCAGGCGATCCAGACCATCGTCAGCCGCAACGTCGAGCCGCTGCAGGCCGCAGTCGTCTCGATCACGCAGATCCATGCCGGCTCCGCCTACAACGTCATCCCCGGCGAAGCGCATCTCTGCGGCACCATCCGCACCTTCTCGAAAGAAGTCCGCACCCTGATCAGCGAACGCATTCGCACGATCTGCGCCGGCATCGCGAGCGCCTATCAGTGCGTGATCGACGTCGATATCCGCGACACCTTCGATGTGCTGGTCAACCAAGTCGAGCAGTCCAAGGTGGTCGAGGAGGTCGCGCGCACCATCGTCGACCCCGCCAACGTGATAACCCGCGCCCAGCCGAAGATGGGCAGCGAGGATTTTGCCGACATGCTGCAAACCATTCCCGGCGCCTATTTCTGGGTCGGCCACGACGGCTCCGTGCCCGTGCACAATCCCGGCTTCGTGCTCGACGACAAGATTCTGCCGATCGGTGCCAGCATGTTCGCCCGGATCATCGAGACCCGGATGCCGGTGGGTGCCCATGCATAA
- a CDS encoding amidase, whose protein sequence is MHKKGVEEEVTSLHDLSAVDLIAGYRAKQFSPSEVLEDVLAHVAAWEPHLKALYAFDPDGARETAKASTARWSGGEPSGALDGVPVTVKDNIATKGVPVPLGAASVKLVPAEKDAPPAARLREAGAIIFAKTTMPDYGMLSSGLSSFHALARNPWDLSKNPGGSSAGAGAAAAAGYGPLHLGTDIGGSVRLPAGWCGLVGLKPSFGRVPIDPAYVGRVAGPMTRTVDDCALMMSAIAKPDRRDGTSLPAEPLNWKGLEKSVRKLRIGLMLDPGVGLALEKTVREVAVKAAKAFESAGAVVTEVDGILTREMLDGLDNFWRARMWDDLSKLTPAEQAKVLPYIFKWGESGAKLSGVDVIRGFNQTMAIRAAASKLFCELDYVISPTAPNVNYPAEWASPTNDPMKPFEHIAYTVPWNMSENPAVSINGGFDAKGFPIGVQIVGRRFDDIGVLGMAKAFESLRGPQRPWPSPPAK, encoded by the coding sequence ATGCATAAAAAGGGTGTCGAAGAGGAAGTCACCTCGCTGCACGATCTCTCCGCGGTCGACCTGATCGCGGGCTATCGCGCCAAGCAGTTCTCGCCGAGCGAGGTGCTGGAAGACGTGCTCGCGCACGTCGCCGCGTGGGAGCCGCACCTCAAGGCGCTTTATGCATTCGATCCCGACGGCGCGCGCGAGACCGCGAAGGCTTCGACCGCGCGCTGGTCCGGGGGCGAGCCCTCCGGCGCGCTCGACGGCGTGCCGGTGACGGTGAAGGACAACATCGCGACCAAGGGCGTGCCGGTGCCGCTGGGCGCGGCCAGCGTCAAGCTCGTGCCGGCGGAGAAGGACGCACCACCCGCCGCGCGCCTGCGCGAAGCCGGTGCGATCATCTTCGCCAAGACCACCATGCCCGACTACGGCATGCTGTCCTCGGGGCTGTCCTCTTTCCATGCGCTCGCGCGCAATCCCTGGGACCTCTCCAAGAACCCCGGCGGCTCGAGCGCCGGCGCGGGCGCCGCGGCCGCGGCCGGCTATGGTCCGCTGCATCTCGGCACCGATATCGGCGGCTCGGTCCGCCTGCCCGCCGGCTGGTGCGGCCTCGTCGGATTGAAGCCGAGCTTTGGCCGCGTGCCGATCGATCCCGCCTATGTCGGCCGCGTCGCCGGTCCCATGACCCGCACCGTCGACGATTGCGCGCTGATGATGAGCGCGATCGCGAAACCCGACCGGCGCGACGGCACGAGCCTGCCCGCGGAGCCCCTCAACTGGAAGGGGCTGGAGAAATCCGTGCGCAAACTCCGCATCGGCTTGATGCTCGATCCCGGCGTTGGCCTCGCGCTGGAGAAAACGGTGCGCGAGGTCGCGGTGAAGGCGGCGAAAGCGTTCGAATCCGCAGGCGCCGTCGTCACCGAAGTCGACGGCATCCTCACGCGCGAGATGCTCGACGGCCTCGACAACTTTTGGCGCGCGCGGATGTGGGATGATCTGTCGAAGCTGACGCCCGCCGAACAGGCCAAGGTGCTCCCCTACATTTTCAAGTGGGGCGAGTCCGGCGCGAAGCTCTCGGGCGTCGACGTCATCCGCGGCTTCAACCAGACCATGGCAATCCGCGCGGCGGCATCAAAGCTGTTCTGCGAGCTCGACTATGTGATCTCGCCGACCGCGCCGAACGTGAATTATCCGGCGGAGTGGGCCTCGCCGACCAACGATCCCATGAAGCCGTTTGAGCACATCGCCTATACCGTCCCGTGGAATATGTCGGAGAATCCGGCGGTCTCCATCAACGGCGGCTTCGACGCCAAGGGTTTTCCCATCGGCGTGCAGATCGTCGGCCGCCGCTTCGACGATATCGGCGTGCTTGGCATGGCCAAGGCTTTTGAGAGCCTGCGCGGGCCACAGAGACCTTGGCCGAGCCCGCCGGCGAAGTAG
- a CDS encoding crotonase/enoyl-CoA hydratase family protein, with the protein MAYETIKYEVAEQILTITLNRPDKLNAFNAQMQGELIDAFDAADKDDDVRAIIVTGAGRGFCAGADLSSGADTFDRDARRGPVKRFADGKADYSDSQVRDGGGQVTLRIFKCLKPVIAAVNGPAVGIGVTMQLAMDIRIASDAARFGFVFSQRGIVPEAASSWFLPRIVGISQALEWCYSGRVFPAQEALAGRLVSKVVAPDDLLPTARALAKEFAAKTAPVSVALIRQMMWRMMGADDPMEAHKVDSRGIYARGRSDDVKEGVVSFLEKRPAQFKNKVSSDMPDYFPWWTEREYK; encoded by the coding sequence ATGGCGTATGAGACGATCAAATACGAGGTCGCCGAGCAGATCCTGACCATCACGCTGAACCGGCCCGACAAGCTCAACGCCTTCAACGCGCAGATGCAAGGAGAGCTGATCGACGCGTTCGACGCCGCCGACAAGGACGACGACGTCCGCGCCATCATCGTCACAGGCGCCGGCCGCGGTTTTTGCGCGGGCGCAGACCTGTCGTCGGGCGCCGACACCTTTGATCGCGACGCACGGCGCGGGCCCGTAAAACGCTTCGCCGACGGAAAGGCCGATTACAGCGATTCCCAGGTGCGCGACGGCGGTGGCCAGGTGACCCTGCGCATCTTCAAATGCCTCAAGCCTGTGATCGCTGCGGTCAACGGTCCCGCGGTCGGCATCGGCGTCACCATGCAGCTCGCGATGGACATCCGCATCGCCTCCGATGCCGCGCGCTTCGGCTTCGTGTTCTCCCAGCGCGGCATCGTGCCGGAGGCCGCCTCGAGCTGGTTCCTGCCGCGCATCGTCGGCATCTCGCAGGCGCTGGAGTGGTGCTATTCGGGCCGCGTCTTCCCGGCGCAGGAAGCCCTCGCCGGACGCCTCGTCAGCAAGGTCGTAGCTCCTGATGATCTGCTGCCGACCGCCCGCGCGCTCGCCAAGGAATTCGCGGCGAAGACGGCGCCGGTGTCGGTGGCACTGATCCGCCAGATGATGTGGCGCATGATGGGCGCCGACGATCCGATGGAGGCCCACAAGGTCGACAGCCGCGGCATCTACGCCCGCGGCCGTTCGGACGATGTGAAGGAAGGCGTGGTGTCGTTCCTGGAAAAGCGCCCCGCGCAGTTCAAGAACAAGGTGTCGAGCGACATGCCGGATTATTTCCCGTGGTGGACGGAGCGGGAGTACAAGTGA
- a CDS encoding NADPH:quinone oxidoreductase family protein, with protein MVRAVVCRALGAPEKLQLEEFPSRDLKPGEVRVAILAAGLNFPDVLMAAGEYQLKPELPFTPGVEAAGYVTEVGAGASGVAVGDKVIVKMRHGAFTDEAVVMPSQLTPMPSTFDYAEAATYLAGHGTAYHALIDRGRVAPGEVLLVHGAGGGVGLAAVEIGKMLGATVIATASSDEKLAIAKARGADHLVRYDREPFRDAVKRITDGRGADVVFDPVGGEVFESSMRCIAWGARLLVIGFTGGIGSAKTNLLLIKGASVLGVRAGEAVRKNPALGEVRLKALVQWAEEGKLRPNVSHRLPLEDVAKAMRLLLDRKAIGRVALLMD; from the coding sequence ATGGTGCGGGCTGTCGTCTGCCGCGCGCTCGGCGCGCCCGAAAAATTGCAGCTCGAAGAGTTTCCGTCGCGCGACCTGAAGCCGGGCGAAGTGCGCGTCGCGATCCTTGCCGCCGGCTTGAATTTTCCCGACGTGCTGATGGCGGCTGGCGAATACCAGCTCAAGCCGGAGCTGCCGTTCACGCCGGGCGTGGAGGCGGCCGGCTACGTGACCGAGGTCGGCGCAGGGGCGAGCGGCGTCGCCGTCGGCGACAAGGTCATCGTCAAGATGCGGCACGGTGCCTTCACGGATGAAGCAGTGGTGATGCCGTCGCAGCTCACGCCGATGCCGTCGACGTTCGACTATGCGGAAGCCGCGACCTATCTCGCCGGGCACGGCACCGCCTATCACGCGCTGATCGACCGCGGCCGGGTTGCGCCGGGCGAGGTGCTGCTGGTGCATGGCGCCGGCGGGGGCGTGGGCCTTGCTGCCGTGGAGATCGGCAAGATGCTGGGTGCGACCGTGATCGCGACGGCGTCCAGCGACGAAAAGCTCGCGATCGCCAAGGCGCGGGGCGCCGATCATCTCGTGCGCTACGACCGCGAGCCGTTTCGTGATGCTGTCAAACGGATCACCGACGGTCGCGGTGCCGACGTCGTGTTCGATCCCGTTGGCGGCGAAGTGTTCGAGAGCTCGATGCGTTGCATCGCCTGGGGTGCGCGGCTGCTGGTGATCGGCTTCACCGGCGGCATCGGCTCGGCGAAAACCAATCTCCTGCTGATCAAGGGCGCCAGCGTGCTCGGCGTGCGAGCGGGCGAAGCGGTACGGAAAAATCCCGCACTCGGCGAGGTGCGCCTGAAGGCGCTGGTCCAATGGGCCGAGGAGGGCAAGTTGCGCCCCAACGTCTCGCACCGCCTGCCGCTGGAGGACGTTGCGAAGGCGATGCGGCTGTTGCTCGACCGCAAGGCGATCGGGCGCGTGGCGTTGTTGATGGACTAA
- a CDS encoding 2-hydroxychromene-2-carboxylate isomerase has product MIEFFFDCSSPWTYLAFHNIQPLAREVGAEIIWRPILVGGIFNTVNPSVYAQRETPVPLKARYMKKDLADWSRSAGLAIKMPPTVFPVNSVKAMRGCIWLGQESVPFATAVFETYWGEDKDISQDAVLAEICRKVGVDEQKFFAGISGQGIKDQLKANTEEVVARGGFGSPTIFVGKTDMYFGNDRLPLIREALLRGKASAA; this is encoded by the coding sequence ATGATCGAATTCTTCTTCGACTGTTCCAGCCCCTGGACCTATCTCGCCTTCCACAACATCCAGCCGCTGGCCAGGGAGGTTGGCGCGGAGATCATCTGGCGGCCGATCCTGGTGGGCGGCATCTTCAATACGGTCAACCCAAGTGTCTATGCGCAGCGTGAGACACCGGTGCCGCTGAAGGCGCGCTACATGAAAAAGGACCTCGCCGACTGGTCGCGCTCGGCCGGTCTGGCGATCAAGATGCCGCCGACGGTATTTCCGGTCAACAGCGTCAAAGCGATGCGCGGCTGCATCTGGCTCGGGCAGGAATCCGTGCCTTTCGCCACGGCGGTGTTCGAGACCTATTGGGGCGAGGACAAGGACATCTCGCAGGACGCGGTGCTCGCCGAGATCTGCAGGAAGGTCGGCGTCGACGAGCAGAAATTCTTCGCCGGCATTTCGGGGCAGGGGATCAAGGACCAGCTCAAGGCCAACACCGAAGAGGTCGTCGCCCGCGGCGGCTTTGGCTCGCCGACGATCTTTGTCGGCAAGACCGACATGTATTTCGGCAACGACCGCCTGCCGTTGATCCGCGAGGCGCTGCTGCGCGGCAAGGCGAGCGCGGCCTGA
- a CDS encoding methionine synthase has translation MLFPTTIAGSLPKPEWLAEPNMLWAPWKSQGDELVRAKRDATMLAVKVQEDAGIDIVTEGEQARQHFVHGFLEKIEGIDFAHKVEMGIRKDRYKAMVPQVVAPLRLKSRVHADEARVARAHTRKKLKFTLPGPMTIIDTIADRYYGDRVKMAFAFAELLNEEAKALQADGVDLVQFDEPAFNVYMDEVNDWGIKALERAAQGLTCATAVHICYGYGIKANTDWKETLGTQWRQYEQIFPAIDASPIQQVAIECRNSKVPLDLLALLKTKIVQAGVIDVASDTVETAEDVVQVIDAVSKFVPKSNIIATTNCGMAPMRRDIAEAKLMALGAGAALAREKLG, from the coding sequence ATGCTGTTTCCAACCACGATCGCCGGCTCCTTGCCGAAACCGGAATGGCTCGCCGAACCCAACATGCTCTGGGCGCCCTGGAAGTCGCAAGGCGACGAGCTCGTCCGCGCCAAGCGCGATGCGACGATGCTTGCCGTCAAAGTCCAGGAGGATGCCGGCATCGACATCGTCACCGAGGGCGAGCAGGCCCGGCAACATTTCGTCCACGGTTTTCTGGAGAAGATCGAGGGCATCGATTTCGCCCACAAGGTCGAGATGGGCATCCGCAAGGATCGCTACAAGGCGATGGTGCCGCAGGTCGTCGCCCCGCTCCGGCTGAAGAGCCGCGTCCACGCCGACGAGGCGCGCGTCGCCCGCGCGCACACGAGGAAGAAGCTGAAATTCACCCTGCCCGGCCCGATGACGATCATCGACACCATTGCCGATCGCTACTATGGCGATCGCGTCAAGATGGCCTTTGCATTCGCCGAACTCCTCAACGAGGAAGCCAAGGCGCTCCAGGCCGACGGCGTCGATCTCGTGCAGTTCGACGAACCCGCGTTCAACGTCTACATGGACGAGGTCAACGATTGGGGCATCAAGGCGCTGGAGCGCGCCGCGCAGGGCCTGACCTGCGCCACCGCCGTGCATATCTGCTACGGCTACGGTATCAAGGCCAACACCGACTGGAAGGAAACGCTCGGCACGCAATGGCGGCAGTACGAGCAGATCTTTCCCGCGATCGACGCCAGCCCGATTCAGCAGGTCGCGATCGAGTGCCGCAACTCGAAAGTCCCGCTTGACCTGCTTGCCCTGCTCAAGACCAAGATCGTGCAGGCCGGCGTAATCGACGTCGCCAGCGACACGGTCGAGACCGCCGAGGATGTCGTGCAGGTCATCGACGCGGTGTCGAAATTCGTACCCAAGAGCAACATCATCGCCACCACCAATTGCGGCATGGCGCCGATGCGGCGCGATATCGCCGAAGCCAAGCTGATGGCGCTCGGCGCCGGTGCCGCGCTGGCACGCGAGAAGCTGGGTTAA
- the gpt gene encoding xanthine phosphoribosyltransferase has protein sequence MAGEAPELSAEERAGRPFPVSWDQFHRDCRALTWRLNEVGPFHAVIAITRGGLVPAAIVARELGVRVIDTVCIASYDHDKQGDLKVLKGISEDVMKLGGGTGKGLLIVDDLVDTGKTGKLVRAMLPDAHFATVYAKPKGRPLVDTFITEVSQDTWIFFPWDTALSYHPPLRDGAA, from the coding sequence ATGGCTGGTGAAGCACCGGAACTGAGTGCGGAAGAACGGGCGGGCCGCCCCTTTCCGGTGTCGTGGGACCAGTTCCACCGGGATTGCCGGGCGCTGACCTGGCGGCTTAACGAGGTTGGTCCGTTTCATGCGGTGATCGCGATCACCCGCGGCGGCCTGGTGCCGGCCGCGATCGTGGCGCGCGAACTCGGCGTGCGCGTGATCGATACGGTCTGCATCGCCAGCTACGACCACGACAAGCAGGGCGACCTCAAAGTGCTGAAGGGCATCTCCGAAGACGTGATGAAGCTTGGCGGCGGCACCGGCAAGGGGCTCCTGATCGTCGACGACCTCGTCGACACCGGCAAGACCGGCAAGCTGGTGCGCGCGATGCTGCCCGATGCGCATTTCGCCACGGTCTACGCCAAGCCGAAGGGACGTCCCCTGGTCGACACCTTCATCACCGAAGTCTCGCAGGACACCTGGATCTTCTTCCCCTGGGACACCGCGCTGTCCTATCACCCGCCGCTTCGCGACGGGGCGGCGTGA
- a CDS encoding molybdopterin-binding protein, whose product MSEIVTAGILVIGDEILSGRTKDKNIGFIAEYLTNIGIDLKEVRVVSDDEPDIIAALDALRHRYTYVFTTGGIGPTHDDITADSVAKAFGVGIDHHPEVVARFRERWSEQDLNEARLRMARIPDGAELIQSATILAPGFKIGNVIVMAGVPSIMQAMMDIVSPKLKSGVRMLSESVRANAREGDIGSPLRAIAAAHPDTIIGSYPFMDEEQKPNTNLVVRSRDADKLAAAMAAVKEMLAGLNITR is encoded by the coding sequence ATGAGCGAGATCGTCACGGCGGGTATTCTGGTCATTGGGGACGAAATCCTGTCCGGCCGGACCAAGGACAAGAACATCGGCTTCATCGCCGAATACCTGACCAATATCGGCATCGACCTGAAGGAGGTCCGGGTTGTCTCCGACGACGAGCCCGACATCATTGCCGCGTTGGATGCGCTGCGGCATCGCTACACCTATGTCTTCACCACCGGCGGCATCGGGCCGACCCATGATGACATCACCGCCGACAGCGTCGCCAAGGCGTTCGGCGTCGGCATCGACCATCATCCGGAGGTGGTCGCCCGTTTCCGCGAGCGCTGGAGCGAGCAGGACCTCAATGAGGCCCGGTTGCGCATGGCCCGCATTCCCGATGGTGCCGAGTTGATCCAGAGCGCCACCATCCTCGCCCCCGGCTTCAAGATCGGCAATGTCATCGTGATGGCGGGCGTGCCGTCGATCATGCAGGCGATGATGGACATCGTCTCGCCCAAGCTGAAATCGGGCGTCCGCATGCTCTCCGAATCGGTCCGCGCCAATGCGCGGGAAGGCGACATCGGCAGCCCCTTGCGGGCGATCGCCGCCGCTCATCCCGACACCATCATCGGCAGCTATCCCTTCATGGATGAAGAGCAGAAGCCGAACACCAATCTGGTGGTGCGCTCGCGCGATGCGGACAAGCTCGCAGCCGCAATGGCGGCGGTGAAGGAAATGCTGGCGGGATTGAATATCACCCGCTAG